DNA from Arthrobacter sp. FW305-BF8:
CTGCGGGTACACCGCCTCGATGGTGGGGATGGCGCCGATGGACGATCCGCGGTTTATTGTGGAGGTGGTCCTGCAGCGTCCCAAGGGGTCCATTTACGGGATCACCAACGGGCCCGTGTTCCGCTCGGTCATGAGCCAGGCACTGCGGACGTACAACGTTCCGCCGTCCAAGGGCACGCCCGTCAGGCTGCCGCAGTTCGCCAAATGACGCAGTTCGCTAAGTAACGCCCGCCAAGAAAGACCCGCGGTACACCTGAACAACAGTTCTGCCGTGTCCGCTGGTCCGCTAGCACCAACGGAGATCCAGTTGTCACAGCACCATGACCCCGGCACTGCCGACGCCCCGGAGGGGCAGGCATCCAAGAGCGGCTTCCGGCCCACCGCCGTCGCCGCCGTCGAACTGGGTGTCATCGGCCAGTCAGTGGGTGTTCCCGTGCCCCCGGCCTCCGAGTCTGTTCAGGTCACCGGCATCTCGCTCGACTCCCGCTCCGTGGAACGCGGAGACCTTTATGTTGCCCTGCCGGGAGCGGCGCGGCACGGTGCCGACTTCGCCGCAACGGCGATCGAGGCCGGCGCGGCTGCAGTTCTAACGGACGACGCCGGCGCGCGGCTTCTGGCCGTCGGCTCGGACCTCGCTGTGCCCGTGCTGGTGGTGGCGGAGCCCCGCAGCGTGGTGGGCCGCCTGTCCAGGCTGATCTACCGGAGCCAGGACGCAGACCTCCCGGGCCCCTCGGTGTTTGGCGTGACCGGCACCAATGGAAAAACCACCACCACGTACTTCATCAATGCCCTGCTGCAGGCGATGGGCAAGAAGACCGGGCTCATCGGCACCATCGAGATCCTGGCCGGCGGGGACCCGATTCCGAGCCTCCTGACCACCCCGGAATCCACCGATGTCCACGCCCTGCTTGCCCTCATGCGGGAACGCGGCCTTGACGCCGCATCCATGGAGGTCTCCTCGCACGCGGTGTCCTTCCGCCGCGTGGACGGTGTGGTCTTCGACGTCGTCGGTTTCACCAACCTCACCCAGGATCATCTGGACCTGCACGGCACCATGGAGGAGTACTTCCGGACCAAAGCGGAGCTGTTCACCGCCGAACGCGCCCGTGCCGCCGTCGTGACGGTCGACGACGAGTGGGGACGGCGGCTCGCCGCCCAGACTGAGCTTCCGGTCACCACGCTCGCAACCCTCCAGCCCGGCAGCGGGCCGGCGGCCGGATCAGCAGCCGCTGACTGGACCGTCACCGCCCCCAAGCCTCGCGGCCTCGGTACGGAATTCACCCTCCGCGGCCGGAACGGCTTGGAACTCCGCGTGCACACGGGCCTGCCCGGCGCGTTCAACGTCTCCAACGCGGCGCTGGCCCTGACGATGGTGCTCGCCGGCGGTGCAGACCCTGCCGAAGTGCAGGCGGCACTCGATGCCCGGGATCCGTTCACCGTCGCGGTGCCCGGCCGCATGCAGCTGGTCTCCGCCCGGCCGGCCGCCGTCGTCGACTTCGCGCACAACACGGATGCACTGGCACGCGCCCTGGAGGCCGTCCGGTCCGCGGAGCCCGCGTCTAGGGTGATCGTGGTTTTCGGCGCCACCGGCCAGCGCGACCAGGGCAAGCGCCCGTCCATGGGCGCGACCGCAGCCCGGCTCGCCGACGTCGTGATCGTCAGCGACGACGACCCCCACGATGAGGACGCCGCGGCCATCCGCGCCGAAGTGCTGGTCGGTGCGACAGACGCCAAGGAAGCCGAGCGGCTTGACTGCAAAATCATGGAAGTTTTCCCCCGCGATGCTGCCATCCGTGAAGCAGTCAACCTGGCCGCTCCGGAGGACACCATCCTGGTCGCCGGGCGCGGGCACGAAGTGTGGCAGGAGGTCAAGGGAGTGAACCTTGCCCTCGACGACAGGGTGGAACTACGGAACGCCTTGACGGCACGAGGATTCACCGTTCTCCAAGACGACGGGATAGAGTCCTAGACCGACATGATTGAACTAACTGCGGCGGAAATCGCCGAAATCACCAATGGCCGGCTGCTTGCCGACCCCGGCGTCACCCCCTCATCCGTGGTGACCGACTCGCGGGAGACCGTTGCCGGC
Protein-coding regions in this window:
- a CDS encoding UDP-N-acetylmuramoyl-L-alanyl-D-glutamate--2,6-diaminopimelate ligase; protein product: MSQHHDPGTADAPEGQASKSGFRPTAVAAVELGVIGQSVGVPVPPASESVQVTGISLDSRSVERGDLYVALPGAARHGADFAATAIEAGAAAVLTDDAGARLLAVGSDLAVPVLVVAEPRSVVGRLSRLIYRSQDADLPGPSVFGVTGTNGKTTTTYFINALLQAMGKKTGLIGTIEILAGGDPIPSLLTTPESTDVHALLALMRERGLDAASMEVSSHAVSFRRVDGVVFDVVGFTNLTQDHLDLHGTMEEYFRTKAELFTAERARAAVVTVDDEWGRRLAAQTELPVTTLATLQPGSGPAAGSAAADWTVTAPKPRGLGTEFTLRGRNGLELRVHTGLPGAFNVSNAALALTMVLAGGADPAEVQAALDARDPFTVAVPGRMQLVSARPAAVVDFAHNTDALARALEAVRSAEPASRVIVVFGATGQRDQGKRPSMGATAARLADVVIVSDDDPHDEDAAAIRAEVLVGATDAKEAERLDCKIMEVFPRDAAIREAVNLAAPEDTILVAGRGHEVWQEVKGVNLALDDRVELRNALTARGFTVLQDDGIES